The DNA window tttttttattacttttTGTAGATTCATCTCTCTATCTCCTGCTGTATCTCTATCTCCCTCCCTCTCACACGCACATGGATTAACTTGTGTGTGTGATAATTTTCTGAACAATCCAGCTTCAAAGTTAAACATCGAGTTCAGCTGATTCATGCACTGTTGTCCCTAGGGTGTTGGGTAATTGTAAAGGTTATTTTTTGGTTTCTTCTAATTTTAGGTGGTAGGTATATTCTTCTTGGATGAGTCCATTGCTGTTTATTTTTATTACTTTTTGTACATTCATCTCTCTATCCCCTGCTGTATCTCTATCTCCCTCCCTCTCACACGCACATGGATTAACTTGTGTGTGTGATAATTTTCTGAACAATCCAGCTTCAAAGTTAAACATCGAGTTCAGCTGATTCACGCACTTTTGTCCCTAGGGTGTTGGGTAATTGTAAAGGTTATTTTTTGGTTTCTTCTAATTTTAGGTGGTAGGTATATTCTTCTTGGATGAGTCCATTGCTGTTTATTTTTATTACTTTTTGTACATTCATCTCTCTATCTCCTGCTGTATCTCTATCTCCCTCCCTCTCACACTCCATGAAAATTTTCTGAACAATCCTcagaaaaaagaaagaataaCTTGTTTTTTCCTCAATAAATACTTCGTCTATGCTCTTGCTCTAAAATTCGTGTATAAGTTTTCATTGCGTGGTTTATAAAAATTACTTTGCAGTCGATGTATAAGATGCCGGCTCCGTACTTTTATTATTTCAGCTTTTAATTTCTTGTTGAATGTATATTGGTTTATTTCATGTGAAATGCACAGGTAACGGTGAAGTTAATGCCGAAGAATTTCTGAGGATCATGAGTACTTCATGTGGCTATCGGAGATGTAATTTAAGCGCATAGTGACGTAGCTTTTGAGACGGACTGCTTTCCTGGGGTAAGTTTTGAGTCAATGTTTCAAATTTATCATCACCACCATAATCCATCTCTGTTTCTTGACGATGTTAAGTTTATATGCGGGTGTCGTGGCTTTATTCTAGGGTTATGCCTGTAAGTTAAATGCTCATCGTTTTTTGTTATCAACGATGATACTATCGCCTCGGTATTGTTGTATTTGTTTCATGCTTAGTTTTAGTGCAAACGATACAATAGTGTATACAATATAATGACGGGGGGAATAATTTCACGGGGAAAAGCCAACATTCAGCGAGTGTACTCTTGCTCAAGGCCCTGTCCTTTCTGTATATACAAAATTCCACCAGACCAAGAGTGAaggaataaaaaaaacatacatTTACATGTCACAGAAATCCATCGTCTATTAAAGTTTATCCCAAACTGTCCTGAATGCAGTTGCAGCATCATCCGCCACCTCCTTGAATTGGCCCTGACATCCGTTTGTTTTGTAAGTTCGTGCTGAAAGTCTACATCTATGACAATAGAACTTGGCGGGAACGGCAACTGAGTCTGGAATCCCCGAACATCTGGTGTGCTTCCACACTCCACAGACATCACAAGCTAGCATTCTCTCCCCATCGTCATCTTTAGCACCACAAAAGCAGTCCACCGTCCATCTTTCAACTCCCTTTTCTGTCCTAAACCTATTCAATACACTTTTGCCATGGAAATGTCCCCGAATCCGAACAAACtgagtagatcctagcaatagCTTGATTTGGGTGGATTCATCAACCCCACTATATCCCACAAGTTCATCAGCCTGGAACCTTCTGAACATCAAATATACGTCTTGGAAGGCTTTCGTTGCTTCAAGCTTGAGGTCGGCAATGGTGGCATCAGAAGAGAGTAGTAGTAATTCGGGTGGCGGATTGGGGTTCTGTTCCTCGGTTTCTTCAATGAGGTCCACCTGGCAGAAAATCATGATGGTATTTGGTTTATGGACAGATACAATACCCTCTGGTATATAATCTTTCACAAACTGCTTGCAGTCGAGAATCTTCGTAGCTGATGCACATGCAAGGTTTCTTCGAGCTGGAGGCACATGAGTCACCATTGTTTCAGGGTGAAGCATACACTCGTAAAAAAATTTGAGATCCCGCAAAAGACATTCCTTTGAAGGTTGGTTAGCGATTCGGTATCCGTCCATTGACGTGTTGTCGTCAAGAATGAGTGGGGTTCTTGGCTCGAGCCTGAATCAAATGAAGAGGGTGAGTTGATCCTCATTTACCCAACCCATATATACACCCACAAAAACAATACCTTTAATAACAGGaaaaaactgaaactgaagaatGCTAACCTGTATTCCATGACGCCAGAACTATCAATGTTCCGGGCATTGACAACCATGCCCGGAGCGGCCTCTTTTCCCTTGAGCGCTTTAAGGCAGTAATCCAAAAGCTCTGGACTGCCCACTTTACAAACAGCACCTCTAAGAGCACGCCAACTCACCCAAGTGGATGCACTAACAGCGCGCAACACTTTGAACATGGTTTCTTCTACTCGCCTAATGTCAACAATAGTCCATGAACACAAAGTTCTAGAGTCTATAGTTTTGGGCTTCTTGCAAGGAAAATCGTCAGCCTCATGAAAAGTATTATTGCCATCATGGATCAAGCTAATCAAAAAACAGAAGAGATCTCTAATATTTACAAGCTCCCGCTCTGAAATGGACTGATAAAATGCAATCAAATCCTGCAGCCGTGTTCGAGGTTTACGTCCTTGAGATTGAAACAAGGATAGAGGCAAAAATGAAAGGTGGTCGACAGCCAGTTTATAGTCATCCATAGTCAGCGAAAAGCTACCAGCACCGAACTGATAGCCCCAATCTCCATACCATGGATGGCCTTTGACTACAGCATGAAGCAGCCGGAAGTCTAACCCATGCTTCTTTGACACGTCCATCACACTCACTTTTCTGCTTGTCCATACATGAGGGAAACCAAGTTACAAATGCCGCATCAAgacaaatttaaataaacaaatGATCTTCCAAGCAGAAAAAAATTTGCATTTGAAGCAATCAAAATGCTGTCATAGTAAAGAATGGCGAAAAGAGGGTATCCAAACCTTACACCCAACATCCCGCAAATTCGATCCCAAAAATTCATTATATGATGACCCGAAAGCAACCTGGAGCCACCTTCTCTACCATTGACTCTAAGTAGATGCCCATAGCCGTTTACATGAATGACACCATGTAACAG is part of the Primulina eburnea isolate SZY01 chromosome 1, ASM2296580v1, whole genome shotgun sequence genome and encodes:
- the LOC140822915 gene encoding PHD finger protein At1g33420, producing the protein MVVNGRPMKRAVKRRVTADLSDFLTFPTAAERDSLAYGAPFRTSVRELLTKNALLPPPSSLFPHLLTRQVLFRVGDVVADDCGPAVVRLDVVEEDVARSRSVYCDQCRVVGWSRNPVSAKRYHFIIKADGNSIAGYNKTCAGCGDALLMTDSRCKSCNHVMTTEDVEDWMYHQLENTSHLLHGVIHVNGYGHLLRVNGREGGSRLLSGHHIMNFWDRICGMLGVRKVSVMDVSKKHGLDFRLLHAVVKGHPWYGDWGYQFGAGSFSLTMDDYKLAVDHLSFLPLSLFQSQGRKPRTRLQDLIAFYQSISERELVNIRDLFCFLISLIHDGNNTFHEADDFPCKKPKTIDSRTLCSWTIVDIRRVEETMFKVLRAVSASTWVSWRALRGAVCKVGSPELLDYCLKALKGKEAAPGMVVNARNIDSSGVMEYRLEPRTPLILDDNTSMDGYRIANQPSKECLLRDLKFFYECMLHPETMVTHVPPARRNLACASATKILDCKQFVKDYIPEGIVSVHKPNTIMIFCQVDLIEETEEQNPNPPPELLLLSSDATIADLKLEATKAFQDVYLMFRRFQADELVGYSGVDESTQIKLLLGSTQFVRIRGHFHGKSVLNRFRTEKGVERWTVDCFCGAKDDDGERMLACDVCGVWKHTRCSGIPDSVAVPAKFYCHRCRLSARTYKTNGCQGQFKEVADDAATAFRTVWDKL